In Desulfosediminicola ganghwensis, a single window of DNA contains:
- a CDS encoding zinc ribbon domain-containing protein: MSTESLLIECTKCNHPYSKRAEKCPKCGASQEATCSICQNMIPKDAEVCPECGDPDPFGEIQVSLETPVKDGDRQRNASSNEHLDSSVTADSTIVEEEGGPVQRWTLIIGSVLIILTIIETIKYVLIEAGARGPTDPVISALTTMMIDGLPVLVAIYMYYRTKRMSESDS; the protein is encoded by the coding sequence ATGAGCACAGAGTCCCTACTAATCGAATGTACCAAATGCAATCACCCATACTCCAAGAGAGCTGAGAAGTGCCCCAAGTGTGGTGCATCTCAAGAGGCGACTTGTAGTATCTGTCAGAACATGATCCCAAAGGATGCTGAAGTCTGTCCAGAGTGTGGTGACCCTGATCCCTTTGGTGAGATTCAAGTGTCTCTGGAGACACCAGTTAAAGATGGAGATAGACAGCGGAATGCCTCCTCCAATGAGCATCTTGATTCATCCGTTACAGCAGATTCTACAATTGTGGAGGAGGAAGGCGGCCCAGTCCAAAGATGGACCCTCATCATAGGATCAGTCCTTATAATACTGACAATCATCGAAACAATTAAGTACGTATTGATAGAGGCTGGGGCAAGAGGACCAACGGATCCTGTTATATCTGCATTGACAACAATGATGATCGATGGTTTGCCTGTGCTTGTTGCCATCTACATGTACTACAGAACCAAACGTATGTCTGAGAGTGACTCGTAG
- a CDS encoding ThiF family adenylyltransferase, which yields MSTKLIDLNSDLRKLVDEGYEVEVKECFLILHSVPYVNSKSEITYGALVTDLTLNNDRTTRPGNHQVWFVGEHPCKKDGSIISAIRHTTATQTLCDGLVVHHRFSCKPPVGYYEDYFEKMTRYEEIISAQARAIDATVTARTFKPVLASEEDSVFCYRDSASSRVGIGGLAKKLAVERVALVGLGGSGSYVLDLVAKTHVREIHLFDGDDFLQHNAFRAPGAASISCLKRKLLKVEYFSEMYKEMRRGIVPHPYYIDDGNVDDLSDFDFVFLCVDKPVVRKLVSDFLNGCSIPFIDVGMELELVEEQLCIVGTGRVTMSTPEKSAHFADHVSLHGDDADDLYGSNIQVADMNSLIASMAVVKWKKYCGYYQDNYQEHQSAYVINTHQLTRDEMLGV from the coding sequence ATGTCAACAAAACTGATCGATCTTAATTCTGATTTGCGGAAACTGGTGGATGAAGGATACGAGGTGGAGGTGAAAGAGTGCTTCTTGATCCTACACTCAGTTCCATATGTTAATTCGAAAAGCGAGATAACCTATGGAGCTCTTGTGACGGATTTGACTCTGAACAATGATCGCACTACACGACCGGGAAATCATCAGGTCTGGTTTGTGGGAGAGCATCCATGTAAGAAGGACGGTTCAATTATTTCGGCCATTCGGCACACTACCGCAACGCAAACATTATGCGATGGTCTCGTCGTTCATCACAGATTTTCATGTAAACCTCCGGTTGGTTATTATGAAGACTATTTTGAGAAGATGACGAGGTATGAAGAGATAATCTCTGCTCAAGCCAGAGCGATTGACGCCACAGTTACGGCACGAACATTTAAACCAGTTCTCGCAAGCGAAGAGGATTCCGTATTCTGTTATCGTGACTCCGCGTCGAGCCGTGTTGGAATAGGGGGTTTGGCTAAAAAGTTAGCTGTGGAAAGGGTTGCTCTCGTTGGATTGGGCGGAAGTGGGTCTTATGTACTTGACCTCGTAGCTAAAACTCACGTCCGAGAAATCCACTTATTTGATGGAGACGATTTTTTACAGCATAATGCTTTTCGTGCCCCTGGAGCTGCTTCAATAAGTTGTTTGAAACGAAAACTACTGAAAGTGGAGTACTTTTCTGAAATGTATAAAGAAATGCGTAGAGGTATTGTTCCGCATCCATACTACATCGATGACGGTAACGTGGACGATCTATCTGATTTTGACTTTGTATTCCTATGCGTCGATAAGCCTGTGGTTCGTAAACTTGTGTCTGATTTTCTTAATGGTTGCAGTATACCTTTTATTGATGTTGGTATGGAGCTTGAGCTGGTCGAGGAACAGCTGTGCATAGTCGGTACCGGGAGGGTCACAATGAGTACACCTGAAAAATCAGCGCATTTTGCAGACCACGTGTCTCTTCATGGAGATGATGCTGACGACCTATATGGGAGTAATATTCAGGTGGCAGATATGAATTCGTTAATTGCAAGTATGGCCGTTGTGAAGTGGAAAAAATACTGTGGCTATTACCAGGATAATTACCAAGAACACCAATCAGCTTATGTGATTAACACGCATCAGCTTACTCGTGATGAAATGTTAGGCGTGTAA
- a CDS encoding HIT domain-containing protein: MNFGDIYSFITEKMRMSHIYQPVMLMELLERRGTCHQADIAKAILNHDESQIEYYTKITNQMVGKVLRKHQIVKKDGPIYSINGYSSLSPLEVEKIILACQERIIQFIEKRQDSVWEHRRRGREAISGTIRYEVYKRAKFRCELCGTSADEKALEIDHIIPSIKGGPDDISNYQALCYSCNAMKRDRDDTDFRGIRESYKRREEGCLFCSPKDIIDENRLCYAMRDGYPVTPLHTLIIPKRHISSYFDLGQAEMNAITDLIKKQKVSLETLDETITGFNVGINDGTSAGQTIFHCHIHLIPRRDGDVESPRGGVRHTIPGKGDYPGVSRDTRGDL, translated from the coding sequence ATGAACTTCGGTGACATTTATTCATTCATTACTGAGAAAATGAGGATGTCCCATATATATCAACCTGTCATGCTGATGGAGCTTCTGGAGCGTCGTGGAACTTGTCATCAAGCCGATATAGCTAAGGCAATCCTTAACCATGATGAGAGTCAGATAGAGTACTATACAAAGATAACCAATCAGATGGTTGGCAAGGTACTCAGGAAACATCAGATCGTGAAGAAGGATGGCCCCATATATTCCATAAATGGCTATTCTTCTCTTTCCCCTTTAGAGGTAGAAAAGATCATTCTTGCTTGCCAGGAGCGTATCATTCAGTTCATAGAGAAGAGGCAGGATTCAGTCTGGGAGCACAGGAGAAGGGGACGTGAAGCCATAAGTGGAACCATCAGATATGAGGTCTACAAGAGAGCGAAGTTTCGTTGTGAATTGTGTGGTACCTCGGCAGATGAGAAAGCGCTGGAGATAGACCATATTATTCCTAGCATTAAGGGAGGGCCTGATGATATATCCAACTATCAGGCCCTTTGCTATAGTTGTAATGCGATGAAGAGGGATCGTGATGATACGGACTTCAGAGGTATCAGGGAATCCTATAAGAGGAGAGAGGAAGGATGTCTCTTCTGCTCACCAAAGGATATCATTGATGAGAATCGACTCTGCTATGCAATGAGGGATGGCTATCCAGTTACCCCCTTACACACTCTTATAATCCCAAAGAGACACATATCCTCATACTTCGATTTGGGTCAAGCTGAGATGAATGCTATTACAGATCTCATTAAGAAGCAGAAAGTGTCTCTAGAGACACTAGATGAGACGATCACGGGCTTTAATGTAGGAATTAATGATGGTACCTCTGCTGGCCAGACTATTTTCCACTGCCATATCCATCTGATACCTAGAAGAGATGGGGATGTGGAGAGTCCAAGGGGAGGAGTAAGACACACCATACCGGGCAAAGGGGATTACCCCGGTGTCTCTAGAGACACAAGAGGAGATTTATAG
- a CDS encoding DUF6527 family protein → MGIRRNRIAHRFVETVPEQIDDGTLYISQRYKTAVHKCCCGCGEEVVTPLNPADWSLQLAGGKVTLYPSIGNWSYKCRSHYWIERNQVIWAGSMSQRKVERNRARDRYRRELFFDEVNRRKVDYDLPPKKSTQHDCANLPSYVKKAWKAVYDFTAKFISKFII, encoded by the coding sequence ATGGGAATTCGGCGAAACAGGATAGCACATCGATTTGTTGAAACCGTACCTGAGCAAATCGATGATGGTACTCTTTACATTTCACAACGATATAAAACTGCTGTTCATAAATGCTGTTGTGGTTGTGGAGAAGAAGTCGTTACACCTCTGAATCCGGCTGATTGGTCTCTACAGTTGGCCGGGGGCAAGGTCACACTGTATCCTTCGATTGGAAACTGGAGTTATAAGTGTCGGTCACATTATTGGATTGAGCGGAACCAAGTCATATGGGCAGGTAGCATGAGTCAAAGAAAAGTTGAGCGAAACCGTGCTCGTGATCGATATCGAAGGGAGCTATTTTTTGACGAGGTAAATCGTAGAAAAGTTGACTACGACTTGCCGCCTAAAAAGAGTACTCAGCATGATTGTGCCAATCTGCCAAGCTACGTGAAGAAAGCGTGGAAGGCCGTATATGATTTTACTGCAAAATTTATTTCAAAATTTATTATTTAA
- a CDS encoding helix-turn-helix transcriptional regulator yields MDSKKQVLIKLFDLIGSDIAIGNQEGREVYVKLMAELDKYPGENIFGISLAGVRATDASFPRESVVSLIKAKKGEIGFFLQDFVSTDLLDNWNYAAIAKGQPIIVLSQGSYEVIGPALNASAKDLLSYIMEVGTTTTSQVAEKFNISAQNASSKLKKMLLQGIVLGAKEAAESGGIEYVYRAIK; encoded by the coding sequence CAAGTACTTATAAAGCTCTTTGACCTTATTGGTTCTGATATCGCTATTGGTAACCAGGAAGGTCGAGAAGTTTATGTTAAACTCATGGCTGAGCTGGACAAGTATCCTGGAGAGAATATTTTCGGTATCTCTCTCGCTGGAGTTCGAGCAACCGATGCGTCGTTTCCAAGAGAAAGTGTTGTCTCTCTAATCAAAGCTAAAAAAGGAGAAATAGGTTTTTTCTTACAGGACTTTGTGTCTACCGACCTCTTAGATAACTGGAATTATGCTGCTATTGCTAAGGGGCAGCCGATTATCGTATTGAGTCAAGGTAGTTATGAAGTGATTGGTCCTGCTTTGAATGCCAGTGCGAAAGACCTTTTGTCGTATATTATGGAAGTTGGCACTACGACGACGTCACAAGTAGCTGAGAAGTTTAATATATCTGCACAAAATGCGAGTAGTAAGCTCAAAAAAATGTTGCTTCAAGGAATTGTGCTTGGAGCTAAAGAGGCAGCTGAATCGGGTGGAATTGAATACGTTTATCGCGCCATCAAATAA
- a CDS encoding multiubiquitin domain-containing protein: protein MNGKNSGSCHDHNKTYSIIVNGRPREVTEHHLTYLQVVQLAYPSETPAERVVFTVTYSNQHGRDGSLVEGQKVTIKNGTIFNVNKTDRS, encoded by the coding sequence ATGAACGGGAAGAATTCTGGTTCGTGTCATGATCACAACAAAACTTACTCAATCATCGTAAACGGTAGACCGAGAGAGGTCACAGAACATCATCTGACTTACTTGCAAGTTGTTCAGTTGGCGTATCCTAGCGAAACTCCAGCAGAAAGGGTCGTATTTACAGTTACTTATTCTAACCAGCATGGTCGCGACGGCTCCCTGGTCGAAGGTCAAAAAGTTACTATCAAAAATGGGACTATATTCAATGTCAACAAAACTGATCGATCTTAA